A window of the Virgibacillus pantothenticus genome harbors these coding sequences:
- a CDS encoding PTS ascorbate transporter subunit IIC has protein sequence MNKFLSVLVDILSQPAILVAAIALIGLLAQKKNLSEIMKGAIKTFVGFIVIASGAGILEQGLSPFGAMFQEAFHVSGVVPNNEAIVALALNEYGTNTALIMFFGMIVNVLIARFTRYKYIFLTGHHTLYLACMFAVIMAVAGFDTIPLIVAGAVALGIVMTLSPAILQPFMRQLTGNDNVALGHFSAVGYAISGLTGKLFKNSREQSTENINFPKGLGFLRDSTVSIALTMIVMYVIVAFFAGSTFIETELSDGTNYLVFSLMKGGSFAAGVFIILSGVRLVLAEIIPAFKGISTKIVPNAKPALDVPIIYTYAPNAVLIGFFSSFIGGIFSMAIMFVAGTTIILPGVVPHFFTGAAAGVLGNTTGGIKGAVAGSFVNGIIISFLPVFLLPVLGELGFANTTFSDADFGVSGIFFGSLANYAGPIAIVISLIVILGIMLIPFGKKKESTENA, from the coding sequence ATGAATAAATTCTTAAGTGTTTTAGTCGATATTTTAAGCCAGCCGGCTATTTTAGTTGCCGCCATTGCACTAATCGGTTTATTAGCCCAGAAAAAGAATTTATCTGAGATCATGAAAGGTGCTATAAAAACATTTGTTGGCTTTATTGTCATCGCTTCAGGAGCTGGGATCTTAGAACAAGGTCTTTCTCCATTCGGTGCGATGTTCCAAGAAGCATTTCATGTATCAGGGGTTGTACCGAACAATGAAGCCATCGTTGCATTAGCTTTAAATGAATATGGAACAAATACAGCATTAATCATGTTTTTTGGAATGATTGTAAACGTATTAATTGCTCGGTTTACTAGGTATAAGTATATCTTCTTAACAGGTCATCATACACTTTACCTAGCATGTATGTTTGCTGTAATTATGGCAGTAGCAGGTTTTGACACGATACCATTAATTGTTGCAGGAGCAGTTGCATTAGGAATTGTTATGACACTATCTCCAGCTATTTTACAACCATTTATGAGACAGCTAACTGGAAATGATAATGTTGCTTTAGGACATTTTAGTGCTGTTGGTTATGCTATTAGTGGCTTAACTGGAAAATTATTCAAAAATAGTAGGGAACAATCAACGGAAAATATTAATTTTCCGAAAGGCCTTGGGTTTTTACGTGATAGTACTGTAAGTATCGCATTAACAATGATTGTTATGTACGTTATTGTTGCATTCTTTGCTGGTTCTACATTTATCGAAACAGAATTAAGTGATGGGACTAATTATCTTGTGTTTTCTTTAATGAAAGGTGGTAGCTTTGCTGCTGGTGTATTTATTATCTTATCTGGAGTTCGTCTCGTATTAGCAGAAATTATTCCCGCGTTTAAGGGGATTTCTACAAAGATTGTGCCAAATGCCAAACCGGCGCTTGATGTTCCAATTATTTACACGTATGCACCAAATGCAGTATTAATTGGATTTTTCAGTAGCTTTATTGGCGGAATATTCAGTATGGCAATTATGTTTGTTGCTGGAACGACGATTATCCTCCCTGGTGTAGTACCTCACTTCTTTACTGGAGCAGCAGCAGGTGTTTTAGGAAATACAACAGGTGGGATTAAAGGTGCTGTTGCTGGATCGTTTGTAAACGGAATTATTATTTCGTTTTTACCAGTATTTTTATTACCAGTTCTTGGAGAATTAGGGTTTGCTAATACAACCTTTTCTGATGCAGACTTTGGCGTTTCAGGAATCTTCTTCGGATCACTGGCAAACTACGCGGGGCCAATCGCAATTGTTATTAGCTTAATCGTGATTCTTGGCATTATGCTCATTCCTTTTGGCAAGAAAAAAGAGTCCACGGAAAATGCTTAA
- a CDS encoding PTS sugar transporter subunit IIB, with the protein MKFLAVCGSGLGTSFMVEMNIQQILQELGVTGVEVSHSDLSSAAPGDADVYFLAKDIAEGGAHLGEVVVLDNIIDMDELRNKVTKVVKEKNLI; encoded by the coding sequence ATGAAATTTTTAGCAGTTTGTGGGTCAGGTTTAGGGACAAGCTTTATGGTAGAAATGAATATTCAACAAATTTTGCAGGAATTAGGTGTCACAGGGGTAGAGGTGTCTCACTCTGATTTGAGCTCAGCCGCTCCTGGAGATGCAGATGTCTACTTTTTAGCCAAAGATATTGCTGAAGGAGGTGCTCATCTAGGCGAAGTCGTAGTGCTCGACAATATTATTGATATGGATGAATTGAGGAACAAAGTCACCAAAGTAGTGAAAGAAAAAAATCTAATTTAA
- a CDS encoding BglG family transcription antiterminator, whose product MFDQRSFKLFEEIMTHDQITVSQVMRKLDLSERQFYYDLEKVNDTLKSMKMQPIELHDQHFIVDAKVKSLLQAGAPLDISIQQIVLSEEERIYLIYLYTFIRREPVSNYHYQQMLQVSKNTALTDVKKVKDLCKDKGVIFQYTRKDGYHLTGAEMAKRRLASFCLNYLLAKSLGKEMIVLVLKSWKQENYYVDTQVTVNEFLQSHNIHLVKDRKTEVIFHLTLIRIRNTKRVPLFSEGEKKLLRSQRIFGQTQQLAEQLFPDAEAEENYYVTLQLLIALREAKLEENPYLAKLTVQIIEAFEKNTLLPIENKTYLQQSLYNHLVPAFFRIMFEIPLVNPLTSEIKQKYIDLFQFVKRSLAPLSTWTKKAISDEEIGFFTLHFGGYLERNRHKNTTEIHALIVCSNGISSSIMLRAQLKEMFPSIHFSRVHTVEQVCLIPLSSYDLIFSTVEVESPKPVFAVKPLLSKIEKNYLIESVMKQFPNLNNYDFSMDQIMEVISKYTEIKDEKKLFSELVDVIHLSHTDTGGYKPMLSELLTQDMIQFTEEPLDWRTAVAKAAQPLLKAHKIKPEYIEAMNKKIEEVGTYIHIGNGIAIPHARPEEGVVNLGMSFLRTKTPVKLLGKDEHKIDIFICLAAIDNEAHLKALSHLTKLLSDSSTLQALKSAQTPQEVIEIIK is encoded by the coding sequence TTGTTTGATCAAAGATCTTTTAAACTATTTGAAGAAATCATGACACATGATCAGATTACTGTTTCTCAGGTCATGCGAAAATTGGATTTATCTGAACGACAATTTTACTACGATCTGGAAAAAGTGAACGATACACTAAAAAGTATGAAAATGCAGCCAATCGAGCTACACGATCAACATTTTATTGTGGATGCGAAAGTAAAAAGTCTGCTTCAGGCTGGTGCTCCTTTGGATATTTCGATACAACAAATCGTTTTATCCGAAGAGGAACGGATATATTTAATTTACTTATATACATTTATCCGTAGGGAGCCTGTTTCCAACTACCATTATCAGCAAATGTTGCAAGTGAGCAAGAATACGGCATTAACAGATGTAAAAAAAGTGAAAGATCTCTGTAAGGATAAAGGTGTCATTTTTCAATATACAAGAAAAGATGGTTACCATCTTACTGGTGCGGAAATGGCGAAAAGAAGATTAGCAAGCTTTTGCTTGAATTACTTGCTCGCAAAGTCGCTAGGTAAAGAAATGATTGTACTTGTATTAAAATCATGGAAACAGGAAAACTACTATGTGGATACACAGGTAACTGTAAATGAATTTTTACAAAGTCACAACATCCATCTCGTAAAAGACAGGAAAACAGAAGTTATCTTCCATCTCACATTAATTCGAATTCGAAATACAAAACGAGTACCTTTGTTTTCGGAAGGTGAGAAGAAATTGTTGCGTTCACAACGTATCTTTGGGCAAACGCAACAACTAGCAGAACAACTTTTTCCAGATGCTGAAGCTGAAGAAAACTATTATGTAACGCTCCAGTTATTAATTGCACTGCGGGAAGCAAAGCTTGAGGAAAACCCTTATTTAGCAAAATTGACCGTGCAAATTATCGAAGCGTTTGAAAAGAACACATTACTTCCGATAGAGAATAAAACCTATTTGCAACAAAGTTTATATAATCACCTAGTGCCGGCATTTTTTAGAATCATGTTTGAAATCCCGCTTGTGAACCCTTTAACATCGGAAATTAAACAAAAGTATATAGATTTATTCCAATTTGTAAAGCGGTCGCTAGCCCCTCTATCGACATGGACCAAAAAGGCAATCAGTGATGAAGAAATTGGTTTTTTTACCCTTCATTTTGGGGGATACCTTGAAAGAAATAGACACAAAAATACAACTGAAATTCATGCATTAATTGTTTGTTCAAATGGTATTAGTTCATCGATTATGCTTCGCGCACAATTAAAAGAGATGTTTCCAAGTATACATTTTTCCAGGGTGCACACGGTTGAACAAGTATGCTTGATCCCTTTATCGAGCTATGACTTAATATTCTCAACAGTAGAGGTTGAGTCACCAAAACCAGTTTTTGCTGTGAAACCGTTGCTCTCAAAGATAGAAAAAAATTATTTAATCGAATCCGTAATGAAACAATTTCCGAATTTGAATAATTATGATTTTTCAATGGATCAAATTATGGAAGTGATCTCCAAATATACGGAAATCAAAGACGAAAAAAAGCTGTTTTCAGAACTCGTTGATGTTATTCATCTAAGTCATACAGATACAGGAGGTTATAAACCAATGCTCTCAGAACTACTAACACAAGATATGATCCAATTTACAGAAGAACCCTTAGATTGGAGGACCGCTGTGGCTAAAGCAGCCCAACCTTTGCTAAAAGCACATAAAATTAAACCAGAATATATTGAAGCTATGAATAAAAAGATTGAAGAAGTAGGAACTTATATTCATATCGGTAATGGTATTGCCATACCACATGCACGACCTGAAGAAGGTGTCGTAAATTTAGGGATGTCGTTTTTAAGAACAAAAACTCCAGTGAAGTTGTTGGGCAAAGATGAGCATAAAATTGATATTTTCATTTGTTTAGCAGCCATTGATAATGAGGCACATCTAAAAGCATTGTCGCATTTAACAAAGTTGCTTTCAGATAGTTCAACGCTGCAAGCTTTAAAATCTGCTCAAACACCTCAGGAAGTTATAGAGATTATTAAATAA
- a CDS encoding NADPH-dependent FMN reductase: MKLVGVAGSLVGEKTSQAVYDVLLAARRVDKQIETELIDLKEYDVEFVKGAPLAYYNKDTWKVVNTVLAADMIVFGSPIYQASISGALKNLLDHFPVDAFKSKVTGIVTTAGSNKHFLVSEYQLKPILAYLKGIIPTCSVFINNDCFNDDNEIIDQDVKERIGKLAKEMIEIKQREQSKNIK, from the coding sequence GTGAAACTTGTCGGAGTAGCTGGTTCATTAGTTGGTGAAAAAACGTCGCAAGCAGTATATGACGTTTTACTTGCAGCCAGAAGGGTTGATAAACAAATCGAGACAGAGTTAATAGACCTCAAAGAATATGATGTAGAGTTTGTTAAAGGAGCTCCTTTAGCTTACTATAATAAGGATACATGGAAGGTAGTAAATACCGTATTAGCTGCTGATATGATTGTTTTTGGCTCGCCTATTTATCAGGCATCTATTTCGGGCGCTTTAAAAAATTTGCTTGACCATTTTCCGGTAGATGCTTTTAAATCAAAAGTTACGGGAATTGTTACTACTGCAGGCTCTAATAAACATTTTCTCGTATCGGAATATCAATTAAAGCCTATTCTTGCTTATTTAAAAGGAATTATCCCTACTTGTAGTGTTTTTATTAACAACGACTGTTTTAATGATGATAATGAAATTATTGATCAAGATGTAAAAGAAAGAATAGGTAAACTAGCTAAAGAAATGATTGAAATCAAACAGCGTGAACAAAGCAAAAACATCAAATAG
- a CDS encoding helix-turn-helix transcriptional regulator yields MKRKTTKDKILYLLKKEGKLTVGDFIQHLQITDMAVRKHLSTMEKEGLISSVEMKQPIGRPIKQYILSVKGERLFPKSYETLSIEFLNDIQTIYGDKAIQQLFEKRKQRLSKEYAVHMQHKSPEEKMFELKRLQNEKGYMAEYKQTGTKTYELVEHNCPLLAIAQSFKIACHCETSMFQSVLQTEQIKRISCKTEGNDHCRFSIIFS; encoded by the coding sequence ATGAAGCGAAAAACAACGAAAGACAAAATATTATATCTGTTAAAAAAAGAAGGCAAGCTAACAGTTGGAGACTTTATACAACATCTGCAGATTACAGATATGGCTGTAAGAAAGCATTTATCTACCATGGAAAAGGAAGGGCTTATTTCCTCTGTGGAAATGAAGCAGCCAATTGGCAGACCAATCAAACAATACATTTTATCAGTAAAAGGCGAGCGGTTATTTCCGAAAAGTTATGAGACGCTTAGTATAGAATTTCTAAACGATATTCAAACGATTTACGGTGACAAGGCAATCCAACAATTATTTGAAAAGCGTAAACAGCGCTTAAGCAAAGAATATGCCGTTCACATGCAACATAAATCACCAGAAGAAAAAATGTTTGAACTTAAGAGGCTGCAAAACGAAAAGGGATATATGGCTGAATATAAACAAACTGGTACTAAAACTTACGAACTTGTTGAGCATAATTGCCCATTATTAGCGATCGCTCAATCATTTAAAATAGCTTGTCATTGTGAGACCTCTATGTTTCAAAGCGTATTACAGACCGAGCAAATTAAAAGGATCAGCTGTAAAACAGAAGGAAATGATCACTGTCGTTTTTCCATTATCTTCTCGTGA